One genomic window of Candidatus Nitrospira inopinata includes the following:
- a CDS encoding multicopper oxidase domain-containing protein, which translates to MQPVHWQAGPTLQDKMSKAIEQVEREVQTKGPFRGASAHAMQQGVLLVAEDQDKVKVTQGMRCPAHAPVRAYDITAINVEITVNRFGDFYPGYMYALTENVPGVREEEEKNRAARESEDPTFAGGAVSTGLQGDLIQPLVIRANQGDCLRITLRNAIDGEPTNMIINGSQMLVAATGKPATANNPDALVAPGKVGEFEWYIPVDLQEGGRAFHSHATRDQYSLGLLGSLVVEPRGSRYLSPFTGEEMKSGWEAMIDVEGGSDFREFVIFYHEAGDETFRLLNRKGDMLPQRDAHTDTYRPAARLLNYRSEPHGERLELQAHLIGFADESQGYGSYTFGDPATTIPRSYLGDPAKFRMVGGSEIVHSHHLHGGSIRWARQPETSRLDPTLSKNGPVKFPLINDTSDRLDVQSIGPSEIYDEVIEGGSGGLQALAGEFVFHCHIPQHYVTGMWGFWRVYNTLQAPGFQTDVMKPLVELPDRKGKIKPAVTSDKLVGTMVDWYGGKKYEITKDKTDWKANPVKVSIKDWVEYMLPPQGLPGKTEDQVKQAQANDATVVNWKWEGNLALNEPETPHQWANYVSPAPLKRPPILFDPQTGKLAFPWLRPHLGKRPPFAPNHGGAPWLEPFHVREDGTKSTEPARPGEQGPWSLCPENAPRKYFTIHSITLPITLKKATAKTPALVDPIGMIYVLHEEEEEVRKTPEKQVPLVIRANVYDCVDVIFKNEIPDDARTGWANKINLHPHFFQFDTSASDGPTIGFSYDMSLRAFTMLKDPAPNEGMPLPANTVLTADVKAGASSITVADPSKFHVNIELGVGMDDPKYFEVARIKSINGKTVTFDRPLKHGHKKNDIVSVEFIRERWYIDADLGTVYWHDHVFGTDTWGHGLFSALITEPPRSTYHDPVTGKEIRSGPIADIHTLEPVSAHIRGSFREVMMHIMDSNARTAELITTDNPQAKVGAVTVDGPPSHQFPPRINKSPMWFLNGGEATTGSGYSMRVEPLSVRLANDPDPSKLFVSGIHGDPATPLLRAYLGDPILVRALVGSANEVHTWHVTGHWFPLERYAATAMPRSTIHLVIGERYDPAIPAAGGPQKMAGDYLYYSGRASHFSEGSWGIIRVYDELQKDLKPLPGREEIQKSASSVCPADAPVKSFNVSAVDQQIRYHEGAPGVMEVDLERKMVFGNEQGKMYVLEGDRGKVKAGELKPSPLTLHVNVGDCVKIHLKNEMAKERAGFHVDMMAFDPKDSFGANVGNNPGDQTIGPGEKKTYTYYAHPEYGEVAALIQDWGNVVENPRNGLFGSIIVGPRGSQYRDPVTGEDISMKSSWRADVLVDRTIPGNEKRKNYRDFSLMFQDEDNIVGVSFMPYIQQVAGITAVNYRSEPAAWRVEKGCDVSEVFSCVKAGEIPSTPLLQAHVGDPVIIHVLGAFSEQVQLFTVDGHEWPHEPYMKGADQVSTMEFGGSEIINAYLTGGAGGPNKIVGDYIWKNQRPAYANAGQWGLFKVLPVDDRRILPLNPQVPPTKRVEQPSGEAKATPTSMSEE; encoded by the coding sequence ATGCAGCCCGTGCATTGGCAGGCCGGCCCGACGCTGCAAGACAAAATGTCGAAGGCGATCGAACAGGTCGAGCGGGAAGTGCAGACCAAGGGCCCATTCAGAGGGGCCAGCGCCCACGCCATGCAGCAGGGAGTTTTGCTGGTGGCGGAGGATCAGGATAAGGTGAAGGTGACCCAGGGGATGCGTTGTCCCGCCCATGCTCCAGTCCGGGCGTACGATATCACGGCCATCAACGTCGAGATCACCGTGAATCGGTTCGGAGACTTTTACCCCGGGTACATGTATGCGCTGACGGAAAATGTTCCGGGCGTTCGCGAGGAGGAAGAGAAAAATAGAGCGGCCCGCGAGAGCGAGGATCCGACGTTCGCCGGAGGGGCGGTGTCGACCGGCCTGCAGGGCGATTTGATCCAGCCGCTGGTGATTCGGGCCAATCAGGGTGATTGTCTTCGGATTACCCTGCGCAACGCGATCGACGGCGAGCCGACGAACATGATCATCAATGGGTCGCAGATGTTGGTGGCTGCGACCGGCAAGCCGGCGACGGCCAACAACCCGGACGCGCTCGTCGCTCCGGGCAAGGTCGGGGAATTTGAATGGTATATCCCGGTCGATCTTCAGGAGGGTGGTCGTGCTTTTCATAGCCATGCCACCAGGGATCAATATTCACTGGGTTTGCTTGGATCGCTCGTAGTCGAACCGAGAGGTTCCCGTTATCTGAGTCCCTTTACCGGGGAAGAGATGAAGAGCGGCTGGGAAGCCATGATCGATGTGGAGGGCGGATCCGATTTTCGCGAGTTCGTCATTTTCTACCATGAGGCGGGGGATGAGACGTTCCGGCTGTTGAACCGCAAGGGCGACATGCTTCCGCAGCGGGACGCTCATACCGACACCTATCGGCCGGCCGCCCGGCTGCTCAACTATCGGAGCGAGCCGCATGGAGAACGATTGGAGTTGCAAGCTCACTTGATCGGTTTTGCGGATGAGTCGCAAGGGTACGGCTCTTACACGTTCGGCGATCCCGCCACCACGATTCCTCGCTCTTATCTGGGGGATCCGGCCAAGTTTCGCATGGTCGGCGGATCGGAAATCGTGCACTCGCATCACCTGCATGGAGGGTCGATTCGCTGGGCCAGACAGCCCGAGACCAGCAGGCTCGATCCGACTCTGTCCAAGAATGGACCAGTCAAGTTCCCGCTCATCAACGATACGTCGGATCGTTTGGACGTCCAGTCGATCGGGCCATCTGAAATCTACGACGAAGTCATCGAGGGTGGTTCTGGAGGATTGCAGGCGCTCGCCGGAGAGTTCGTGTTCCACTGCCATATCCCCCAGCACTATGTAACAGGCATGTGGGGGTTCTGGCGCGTGTACAACACGTTGCAAGCCCCCGGTTTTCAAACCGACGTCATGAAGCCGTTGGTTGAGTTGCCGGATCGCAAGGGGAAGATCAAGCCGGCCGTCACGTCTGACAAACTCGTCGGGACGATGGTCGATTGGTACGGCGGCAAGAAGTACGAAATCACTAAGGACAAGACGGATTGGAAAGCCAATCCGGTGAAGGTGTCCATCAAGGATTGGGTTGAGTACATGCTTCCGCCTCAGGGCCTGCCGGGGAAGACCGAGGACCAGGTGAAGCAGGCGCAGGCCAATGACGCCACGGTCGTCAATTGGAAGTGGGAAGGGAATCTGGCGCTGAACGAGCCGGAGACGCCGCATCAGTGGGCCAACTACGTCTCGCCGGCTCCTTTGAAGCGCCCCCCCATTCTGTTTGACCCGCAGACGGGAAAACTGGCGTTCCCATGGCTTCGTCCGCACCTGGGGAAGCGTCCGCCCTTTGCTCCGAATCACGGAGGAGCTCCGTGGCTGGAGCCGTTCCATGTGCGGGAAGACGGAACCAAGAGTACGGAACCGGCCAGACCCGGAGAGCAAGGGCCGTGGAGTCTCTGTCCGGAGAATGCTCCGAGAAAGTATTTCACGATCCATTCGATTACGCTGCCGATTACCTTGAAGAAAGCGACGGCCAAAACGCCGGCCCTCGTGGATCCGATCGGCATGATTTATGTGCTGCACGAGGAGGAGGAAGAGGTCAGGAAGACACCGGAGAAACAGGTGCCGTTGGTCATCCGGGCCAACGTGTATGACTGCGTTGACGTCATTTTCAAGAACGAAATTCCGGACGATGCGCGAACGGGGTGGGCGAATAAAATCAATCTCCATCCGCATTTCTTCCAGTTCGACACCAGCGCGTCGGACGGGCCGACGATCGGGTTCTCTTATGACATGTCGCTCCGTGCCTTCACGATGTTGAAAGATCCTGCGCCGAACGAGGGTATGCCGCTGCCGGCCAATACCGTGCTGACGGCGGACGTCAAGGCCGGTGCATCGAGCATTACGGTGGCGGACCCGTCGAAGTTCCATGTCAATATCGAACTCGGCGTTGGGATGGATGATCCCAAGTATTTCGAAGTTGCGAGAATCAAAAGCATCAATGGGAAGACCGTGACGTTTGACCGTCCTTTGAAGCACGGGCATAAGAAAAACGACATTGTGAGCGTCGAGTTCATTCGGGAGCGGTGGTACATCGACGCGGATCTCGGAACGGTGTACTGGCACGATCACGTGTTCGGGACCGATACGTGGGGTCATGGGCTCTTCTCGGCCCTGATTACGGAGCCGCCGCGCTCGACGTATCATGACCCGGTCACGGGCAAAGAAATTCGGAGCGGTCCCATCGCGGACATTCACACGTTGGAGCCCGTCTCCGCGCACATTCGCGGCAGCTTCCGAGAAGTCATGATGCATATCATGGACAGCAATGCCAGAACGGCGGAGCTGATCACAACGGATAATCCGCAAGCCAAGGTCGGGGCGGTGACCGTGGACGGTCCGCCGTCTCATCAATTCCCGCCAAGAATCAACAAGTCGCCCATGTGGTTCTTGAACGGTGGAGAGGCGACGACTGGCAGCGGCTACAGCATGCGCGTCGAGCCGTTGAGCGTGCGACTGGCCAATGATCCGGACCCGTCGAAATTGTTCGTCTCGGGGATTCACGGTGATCCGGCCACGCCGTTGCTGCGGGCATATCTGGGAGATCCGATTCTCGTGAGAGCATTGGTCGGTTCGGCCAATGAGGTACACACGTGGCACGTCACGGGGCACTGGTTCCCGCTGGAGCGGTACGCGGCCACGGCGATGCCTCGGAGCACCATCCATCTGGTCATCGGCGAGCGGTATGATCCGGCCATTCCGGCCGCGGGAGGACCACAAAAAATGGCCGGCGATTATCTGTACTACAGCGGAAGAGCCTCCCACTTCTCGGAGGGAAGCTGGGGAATCATCCGTGTGTATGATGAGCTGCAGAAAGACCTGAAACCATTGCCGGGACGCGAGGAGATTCAAAAATCTGCTTCCTCGGTGTGTCCTGCCGACGCCCCCGTCAAGTCGTTTAACGTGTCGGCGGTCGATCAGCAGATCCGTTATCACGAAGGGGCGCCGGGTGTAATGGAAGTCGATCTCGAGAGAAAGATGGTCTTTGGGAACGAACAAGGCAAAATGTACGTGCTCGAAGGCGATCGTGGAAAGGTCAAGGCCGGCGAGTTGAAGCCGAGTCCGTTGACGCTCCACGTCAACGTCGGAGATTGCGTCAAAATCCACCTCAAGAACGAGATGGCGAAAGAGCGAGCCGGCTTCCACGTCGATATGATGGCCTTCGATCCGAAGGACTCATTCGGGGCGAATGTCGGCAACAATCCCGGCGATCAGACGATCGGTCCGGGAGAAAAGAAAACGTACACGTACTACGCTCATCCGGAGTATGGGGAAGTCGCCGCGTTGATTCAGGATTGGGGCAACGTGGTGGAGAACCCTCGAAACGGATTGTTCGGCTCCATCATCGTCGGACCGAGAGGCTCTCAGTATCGAGACCCCGTGACCGGCGAAGATATCTCTATGAAGAGCAGTTGGCGAGCCGACGTGCTTGTCGATCGAACGATCCCTGGGAACGAGAAGCGAAAGAATTATCGTGACTTCTCGCTCATGTTCCAAGACGAGGACAACATCGTGGGGGTCAGCTTCATGCCGTACATTCAGCAAGTGGCGGGAATTACGGCCGTGAACTATCGGTCTGAGCCGGCAGCCTGGAGAGTTGAGAAAGGCTGTGACGTGTCGGAAGTCTTCAGTTGCGTGAAGGCGGGCGAGATTCCATCAACGCCCTTGTTGCAGGCTCACGTGGGAGACCCGGTGATCATCCACGTGCTGGGTGCGTTCAGCGAACAGGTCCAGCTCTTTACGGTGGACGGTCACGAGTGGCCGCA
- the smbP gene encoding small metal-binding protein SmbP, translating to MMKRKVSPKFFVFMLLGWLVMGTAPVHAASIKQIQEQGQAMVRDAEEMVMHGGMGDGRAILHHCAEVSRQAQAILKLLPAGNSQGREAAPHLEEAIKHCKRVEEMGDKVDPGASLNPAIKARAAAREAMKHLAAMKDDGT from the coding sequence ATGATGAAAAGGAAGGTCTCCCCAAAGTTCTTTGTATTCATGCTGTTGGGTTGGCTGGTCATGGGGACTGCGCCCGTTCACGCGGCCTCCATCAAGCAGATTCAAGAACAAGGCCAGGCGATGGTAAGAGACGCCGAGGAAATGGTGATGCACGGCGGAATGGGTGACGGGAGGGCTATTCTGCATCATTGCGCCGAAGTGTCCAGGCAAGCTCAGGCCATCCTCAAACTGTTGCCTGCCGGCAATAGTCAAGGCAGGGAGGCCGCGCCGCATTTGGAGGAAGCCATCAAACATTGTAAACGGGTCGAAGAAATGGGTGATAAGGTGGACCCGGGAGCCAGCCTGAACCCTGCGATCAAGGCTCGCGCCGCGGCACGAGAAGCGATGAAGCATCTCGCCGCCATGAAAGACGACGGAACATAA
- a CDS encoding carboxypeptidase-like regulatory domain-containing protein has product MKRSTMMGVGLIAWVFTAGLSQDEYSWAYESRTVTDGATVRGTVTFQGAIPPPKEFELRRYPDQVFCGALSDGNGRRFMTEVQVGQGGGLKDVVVVIEGVQSGKPFTFTDAKVEAVVCQFLPFVTVVSDKRQLTVTNRDPVSHDIQGYAYDQSGVDIVLHRPSLKATGTTDVVNLVKGRKVFTMQCGMHPYMQNWGYAIDNPYYAVTGETGSFIIDDLPAGTYRIKAWHPALGAREQDVTVGPKGTAAIEFVFETR; this is encoded by the coding sequence GTGAAACGATCCACCATGATGGGAGTCGGCCTGATTGCCTGGGTGTTCACGGCAGGGCTCTCGCAAGATGAATACAGTTGGGCCTATGAATCGCGAACTGTGACCGACGGCGCCACTGTGCGAGGAACCGTCACATTTCAAGGCGCGATTCCGCCGCCCAAGGAATTCGAGCTGCGCCGGTATCCTGACCAGGTGTTTTGCGGCGCGTTGTCGGATGGAAACGGGCGGCGGTTCATGACGGAGGTCCAGGTCGGGCAAGGCGGGGGACTCAAGGACGTTGTGGTCGTGATAGAAGGAGTCCAGAGCGGCAAGCCGTTTACCTTTACGGACGCCAAAGTGGAGGCCGTCGTCTGCCAGTTTTTACCGTTTGTCACGGTCGTCAGCGATAAACGGCAGTTGACCGTCACAAATCGAGATCCCGTGTCGCACGACATTCAGGGGTACGCCTACGATCAATCGGGCGTGGACATTGTTCTGCATAGGCCGTCGCTGAAGGCGACCGGCACGACGGACGTCGTAAATCTTGTCAAGGGCCGAAAGGTCTTCACCATGCAGTGCGGTATGCATCCCTATATGCAGAACTGGGGCTATGCGATCGACAATCCGTATTATGCGGTGACCGGCGAGACCGGCTCGTTCATAATTGACGATTTGCCGGCCGGCACCTACCGTATCAAGGCCTGGCATCCGGCGCTGGGCGCTCGGGAACAAGACGTGACGGTCGGACCGAAGGGGACGGCCGCGATCGAATTTGTGTTTGAGACGAGGTGA
- a CDS encoding multicopper oxidase domain-containing protein — protein MRSRGCEPRRRRQRSGTALFRSLLLAAGMGLMVPPQAPAADQSHKGHGDAGTAQAEKVIYREGGGILHDRMMEEVKRQQEFVRQKGGYSAGADNHMMQQGVLLVAEDPDKVAVGAGHRCPANAPVKEYHVSAINIEITLNRFLDFFPGYMYVLKENVEKARAEETANREAREKENDPGAVSNGLQGDVIQPLVIRANQGDCLKLTLHNELDGEPTNLVINGSSMVVSATGKPATPSNPEATVAPGNQQRFEWYIKPDTQEGARFFRSHASREQFNLGLIGMLVVEPRGSRYLSPFDGKPMASGWEAMIEDPNGPDFREFAIFYHEAGDEAFRLLNKNGEMLPQRDPHTDSYRPGARLLNYRSEPHGTRIELQAHMGFYGDESMAYGSYTFGDPATTIPRSYLGDPAKFRMAGGSEIVHSHHLHGGSIRWARQPGISNLDFAVSKNGPVKFPLISDSSDRLDVQSIGPTEVYDQVIEGGSGGLQALAGEFVFHCHIPQHYVTGMWGFWRVYNTLQAPGYQTDVMKPLAELPDRIGRMKPGVSSDKLVGTTVDWYGGKKFEITKDKTDWKANPVKVSLKDWVEMQLPPQGKPGHKNTEKEQTLAYDATVNDWAWQGNKALSEPETTYEWVNYKSATPGKRQDILFDPRSGKVAWPWLRPHLGRRVPFSPSHSGAPWLEPIHRRDDGSNSTEPAKPGENGPWSLCPEGAPIKEFNIHAITLPITLKKATAKTPAIVDPDGLLYVLHEEEEEVRKNPAKQMPLVIRGNVQDCIDVLYSSELKDDQRQGFSSKTNLHPHMFQFDTQASDGPIIGFSYEMSLRPFTILKDEHPGKGMPVPMNTTIEADVQKGATSIKVKDASRYHVKTELGVGMDEVGRFEAARISKIEGNTITFERPLKYHHKKGEIVSVEWIRERWYVDADFGTTFWHDHVFGLDGWGHGFYSTFIAEPPRSTYHDPVTGKEIRSGPVADIHTTEPVSAHISGSFREIVTQVMDSNPRAAELITADNPQAKVGAISVDGTPSAVYPAKLNKSPMWFLNGGEATTGGGYNMRVEPLSVRLANNPDPSQLFNSRIHGDPETPILRAYLGDPVVVRLIEGSANEVHSWHISGHWFPMERYSKNSIPRSTLHVVIGERYDAAIPAAGGPQRMAGDYLYYSGRASHFAEGSWGIFRVLDKPDPTLKPLPGRDEIPQAATSVCPADAPVKTFNVTAIDKAIRYNKGAPGVMEVDLERKMLLGNESGKMYVLEGEKAKVAAGSLEPSPLTLHVNVGDCIKVNLRNEMAKDRAGFHVDNLAYDPKESMGINAGYNPGDQTVAPGQSRTYTFYAHPEFGENVALIQDWGNVIENPRNGLFGAIVIGPKGSRYRDPVSGEDLAQKSSWRADVIVDRTVPGNENRRNYRSFALLFQDEDNISGTSFMPYIQKVAGVTAVNYRSEPTDYRTEKGCAYSEVFACVKAGDQPVTPTIVAHVGDPVVIHVLGAFSEQVQLFSVSGHEWKHEPYMSGADLVSTMEFGGAEVFNAWLHGGAGGPNGIPGDYLWLNQRPGYLDAGHWGMLKVLDRDSRAILPLDGQVPAVQRAEEESPVQSLPVSMKAD, from the coding sequence ATGAGGTCAAGGGGATGTGAACCACGCCGCAGGCGACAAAGAAGCGGGACGGCGCTGTTCCGCAGCCTGCTGTTGGCGGCCGGTATGGGCTTGATGGTTCCGCCGCAGGCGCCGGCTGCGGATCAGTCACACAAGGGGCATGGTGATGCGGGCACGGCGCAGGCGGAGAAGGTGATTTATCGGGAAGGGGGAGGCATTCTGCACGACCGCATGATGGAGGAGGTGAAGCGCCAGCAAGAGTTCGTGCGGCAGAAAGGCGGGTACAGCGCCGGCGCCGACAATCACATGATGCAGCAAGGTGTGCTGTTGGTGGCGGAAGACCCGGACAAGGTCGCCGTGGGCGCCGGGCATCGGTGTCCGGCGAACGCGCCGGTGAAGGAGTATCACGTTTCGGCCATCAATATCGAAATCACGTTGAATCGGTTTCTCGACTTTTTCCCAGGCTATATGTACGTGCTGAAGGAGAACGTCGAAAAAGCGCGCGCGGAGGAAACCGCAAACAGAGAAGCGCGGGAAAAGGAAAATGACCCCGGTGCGGTGTCGAACGGGTTGCAAGGCGACGTCATTCAGCCGCTCGTGATTCGGGCGAACCAGGGCGACTGTCTCAAGCTGACTCTCCATAACGAGCTTGACGGCGAACCGACGAATCTCGTGATCAACGGGTCGTCGATGGTCGTGAGCGCCACCGGCAAGCCGGCCACTCCGTCGAATCCGGAGGCGACCGTGGCGCCCGGGAATCAGCAACGGTTCGAATGGTATATCAAGCCGGATACGCAGGAAGGAGCGCGCTTCTTCCGATCCCACGCATCGCGTGAGCAATTCAATTTGGGTCTGATCGGCATGCTGGTCGTCGAACCGCGCGGATCTCGGTACTTGAGCCCGTTCGACGGGAAGCCGATGGCGAGCGGCTGGGAGGCGATGATCGAAGATCCCAACGGACCGGATTTCCGGGAATTCGCCATTTTCTATCATGAGGCCGGCGACGAAGCCTTCCGGTTGTTGAACAAGAACGGCGAAATGTTGCCGCAGCGGGACCCGCACACCGATTCCTATCGGCCGGGAGCCCGGCTGCTCAATTATCGCAGCGAACCCCATGGGACGCGCATCGAGTTGCAGGCCCATATGGGGTTCTATGGCGATGAGTCCATGGCCTACGGTTCCTATACGTTCGGCGATCCTGCCACGACGATCCCACGTTCGTATCTCGGCGACCCGGCCAAGTTCCGCATGGCGGGCGGGTCGGAGATCGTCCACTCGCACCATCTGCACGGTGGATCGATTCGTTGGGCTCGCCAGCCCGGTATCAGCAATCTCGACTTCGCGGTGTCCAAGAACGGTCCGGTGAAGTTCCCCTTGATCAGCGATTCGTCGGATCGGTTGGACGTGCAGTCCATCGGACCGACGGAAGTCTATGACCAGGTGATCGAAGGGGGATCGGGAGGTCTCCAAGCCCTGGCGGGGGAATTCGTGTTTCATTGCCATATCCCGCAGCACTATGTGACGGGCATGTGGGGGTTCTGGCGCGTGTACAACACGTTGCAGGCGCCGGGGTACCAGACCGATGTGATGAAGCCCCTGGCCGAATTGCCGGATCGAATCGGGCGCATGAAGCCGGGCGTTTCCAGCGACAAGCTCGTGGGCACCACGGTCGATTGGTACGGCGGCAAGAAGTTCGAGATTACGAAGGATAAGACCGACTGGAAAGCCAATCCGGTGAAAGTGTCCTTGAAGGATTGGGTGGAAATGCAGTTGCCGCCACAGGGCAAACCGGGCCACAAGAACACCGAGAAGGAGCAGACGCTGGCCTATGACGCAACGGTGAACGACTGGGCCTGGCAGGGGAACAAGGCGCTCAGCGAACCGGAGACCACCTATGAATGGGTCAACTACAAGTCGGCGACGCCGGGGAAACGGCAGGATATTCTCTTCGATCCTCGGAGCGGCAAGGTCGCCTGGCCTTGGTTGAGGCCGCACCTCGGCCGTCGCGTGCCGTTCTCGCCGAGTCACAGCGGGGCGCCGTGGTTGGAGCCGATTCATCGCCGCGACGACGGCAGTAATTCCACCGAGCCGGCCAAGCCGGGTGAGAACGGACCGTGGAGTCTTTGTCCGGAAGGGGCGCCGATCAAGGAGTTCAATATTCACGCGATCACGCTCCCGATCACGCTCAAGAAGGCGACGGCCAAGACGCCGGCCATCGTGGATCCGGACGGGTTGCTCTACGTGCTGCACGAAGAGGAGGAGGAAGTCAGGAAGAATCCCGCCAAGCAGATGCCGTTGGTGATTCGCGGGAACGTGCAGGATTGCATCGACGTCCTGTACTCCAGCGAGTTGAAGGACGACCAGCGGCAAGGGTTCTCGAGCAAGACGAATCTGCACCCGCACATGTTCCAATTCGATACGCAGGCATCCGACGGTCCCATCATCGGGTTCTCCTATGAGATGTCGCTGCGGCCCTTCACCATTTTGAAGGACGAGCACCCGGGCAAAGGGATGCCGGTCCCGATGAATACGACCATCGAGGCCGACGTGCAGAAGGGGGCCACCAGCATCAAGGTGAAAGACGCTTCGCGCTACCACGTCAAAACCGAACTGGGCGTGGGGATGGACGAGGTGGGCCGATTTGAAGCGGCTCGTATCAGCAAGATCGAGGGGAACACGATCACCTTCGAGCGCCCGTTGAAATATCACCACAAGAAGGGCGAGATCGTGTCGGTGGAATGGATTCGCGAACGGTGGTACGTGGACGCCGATTTCGGCACGACGTTCTGGCATGACCACGTGTTCGGATTGGACGGGTGGGGGCATGGGTTTTACTCGACCTTCATCGCCGAGCCGCCGCGGTCCACGTATCATGATCCGGTGACGGGCAAGGAAATCCGCAGCGGTCCGGTGGCCGACATCCATACTACCGAACCGGTGTCCGCCCACATCTCCGGTTCGTTCCGCGAGATCGTGACGCAGGTCATGGATTCCAATCCGCGGGCGGCGGAGTTGATCACGGCCGATAACCCGCAGGCGAAGGTCGGAGCGATTTCCGTGGACGGCACTCCTTCCGCGGTCTATCCGGCCAAGCTGAATAAGTCGCCGATGTGGTTCCTCAACGGCGGCGAAGCGACGACGGGAGGCGGCTACAACATGCGCGTGGAGCCGCTGTCCGTCAGGTTGGCGAACAATCCCGATCCGTCGCAACTGTTCAACAGCCGGATTCACGGAGATCCCGAGACGCCGATCCTACGGGCGTATCTGGGTGATCCGGTCGTCGTGCGGTTGATTGAAGGATCGGCGAACGAGGTGCACTCCTGGCATATCAGCGGACACTGGTTCCCGATGGAGCGCTACAGCAAAAACTCGATTCCGAGGAGCACGCTCCATGTGGTGATTGGGGAACGGTACGACGCGGCGATTCCGGCCGCCGGCGGACCGCAACGGATGGCAGGCGATTATCTGTACTACAGCGGTCGCGCGTCGCACTTCGCGGAGGGGAGTTGGGGTATCTTCCGTGTGCTTGACAAACCGGACCCCACCTTGAAGCCGCTGCCGGGGCGGGATGAAATTCCGCAGGCGGCCACGTCCGTGTGTCCCGCCGACGCGCCGGTGAAGACCTTCAACGTGACGGCCATCGACAAGGCGATCCGCTACAACAAGGGAGCGCCCGGCGTCATGGAGGTCGACTTGGAGCGGAAGATGTTGTTGGGCAACGAAAGCGGCAAGATGTACGTGCTCGAAGGCGAAAAGGCCAAGGTCGCGGCTGGCAGTCTTGAGCCGAGCCCGCTGACCCTGCACGTGAACGTCGGCGATTGCATCAAGGTCAATTTGAGAAACGAAATGGCCAAGGATCGCGCCGGGTTCCACGTGGACAATCTGGCCTACGATCCCAAGGAATCGATGGGGATCAATGCCGGGTATAATCCCGGCGACCAAACGGTCGCGCCGGGGCAAAGCCGGACCTATACCTTCTATGCCCATCCGGAATTCGGGGAGAATGTCGCTCTGATTCAGGATTGGGGCAATGTGATCGAAAACCCCCGCAATGGGCTCTTTGGCGCGATCGTGATCGGCCCGAAGGGGTCGCGATACCGGGATCCGGTGAGCGGCGAAGACCTGGCTCAGAAGAGTTCCTGGCGGGCGGACGTGATCGTCGATCGGACCGTGCCGGGCAACGAGAACCGGCGGAACTACCGGTCCTTTGCGCTCCTGTTCCAGGACGAGGACAACATCAGCGGCACGAGCTTCATGCCATACATCCAAAAGGTGGCGGGCGTGACCGCGGTGAATTATCGGTCGGAGCCGACGGATTACCGAACCGAGAAGGGGTGCGCCTACAGCGAAGTGTTCGCCTGCGTCAAGGCCGGTGATCAGCCGGTGACGCCGACCATTGTGGCGCACGTGGGCGATCCGGTGGTGATCCACGTGCTGGGCGCGTTCAGCGAGCAGGTTCAACTGTTCAGCGTGTCGGGCCATGAGTGGAAACATGAGCCCTACATGAGCGGCGCGGATCTCGTGAGCACCATGGAGTTCGGTGGGGCCGAGGTCTTCAATGCCTGGCTGCACGGTGGAGCCGGAGGGCCGAACGGAATTCCCGGAGACTATCTATGGCTTAACCAACGTCCGGGGTATCTGGATGCCGGACACTGGGGAATGCTGAAGGTTCTGGATCGGGATAGTCGGGCGATCTTGCCGTTGGACGGGCAAGTACCGGCCGTACAACGGGCTGAAGAAGAGAGTCCGGTTCAGTCCCTTCCTGTATCTATGAAGGCCGACTGA